In Silene latifolia isolate original U9 population chromosome 6, ASM4854445v1, whole genome shotgun sequence, the genomic window CTAGAACTATTAGTGGCTTCTTTATCGGCTATCTAGAAAAGTCCAAAGGGTATAGGTTTTACTGTCCTACACACAAGACAAGAATTGTTGAAACCGGAAATGCCAAATTCCTTGAGAATGGCGAAGTTAGTGGGAGTGATCAGGTAAGGGATGTCGTCGTCAATGAGGTTAGGGTGGCAATTCCAGTTCCTTTGCCCCCAATTTCTATTGATGAAGTTCCACATAATGATAATGTTGACTCAGTCAATATTGTGGAACCTAATGTTGATGATCCTCCACCCCCGAATGATAACATCGCCACTAAGGATGTTGATACAGCACTTGAAATAACATTAAGAAGGTCCACAAGACCTAGAAGGCCAGCTATTTCAGATGACTATGAAGTATATCAATGTGAATTTGACATTAGTGTGGATAATGATCCGGTTACGTTTTCACAAGCTATGAATAGTGATGATTCCGATAAATGGATTAATGCCATGAAAGAAGAGATGGAGTCTATGGCTAAGAATGAggtatgggagttggtcaatttacCAGTAAGTCATAAGGCTGTCGGCTGCAAGTGGGTCTTTAAGACCAAGCGCGACTCGCTTTAATCAGAAAGAAGgcattgattataatgaaaccttcTCTCCAGTTTCTAAGAAGGATTCTTTACGGATCATTTTAGCTTTAGTAGCTCATTTTGACTTAGagctacatcaaatggatgtgaaaacggcaTTCTTGAATGGGAGTTTGGAAGAAGAAGTCTATATGGCTCACCAAGGCTTCATTATTGATGACAAAGAGGACAAAGTCTCAGTATAttaaagaagtccatttatgggcttaagcaagcttctcggcaaTGGTATATTAAGTTCCATAATACCATCACCTCCTTTGGGTTTCAAGAAAACACTTGTTGATCGGTGTATATACCGAAGATCGGTGGGAGTAAGTTTGCATTTTTGGtcttatatgtcgatgatatactcATCATGAAAGTGATTTGGGACTATTACATCAAACTAAAGATTTCCTATCAAGCAACTTTGAGATGAAAGATATGGGAGAGGCGTCCTATGTGATCGGGGTGGAAATATCTCGAGACAGATCACAAAGGACATTAGGGTTGTCTCAGAAAGCCTATATCATGAAGGTCTTAGAAAGATTTAGCATGGTAAAATGTAATCCCAATGATGTTCCTATTCAGAAAGGGGATAAGTTCAGCTTAAGTATGTGTCCTAAGACTGAACTAGAACGAAATGCCATGAAAAACTTTCCTTATGCATCTCTAGTTGGAAGCTTAATGTATGCGCAGGTTTGTACAAGACCTGACATAAGTTTTGCAGTGGGTATGTTGGGTCGATATCAGTCCAATCCTGGAATGGGTCATTGGAGTGCGGCTAAGAAAATTTTAAGGTACTTCAAGGGAACAAGGGACAAAATGCTCACTTATAGACATACTGATCAGCTTGAGATTATTGGATATGCTGACTCATATTTTGGAGGATGTGTGGACTCAAGGAAAAGCACCTTTGGTTATGTGTTTGCTTTAGCTGGGGAGGCAATCTTCTGGAAGAGTACTAAACAGACAATTATTGC contains:
- the LOC141588187 gene encoding secreted RxLR effector protein 161-like, translated to MGEASYVIGVEISRDRSQRTLGLSQKAYIMKVLERFSMVKCNPNDVPIQKGDKFSLSMCPKTELERNAMKNFPYASLVGSLMYAQVCTRPDISFAVGMLGRYQSNPGMGHWSAAKKILRYFKGTRDKMLTYRHTDQLEIIGYADSYFGGCVDSRKSTFGYVFALAGEAIFWKSTKQTIIASSTMESEFVACFEATIQALWLRNFLSGISIMNSVARPLKI